The genome window CTGCTGGTCCGATACCGGGGTCTTCAACATCGAGGGGGGCTGCTACGCCAAGGCGGTCTACCTGACCCGTGAGGCGGAGCCGCAGATCTTCGACGCGCTCCGGTTCGGCGCGGTCCTCGAGAACGTGGTCTACGACAAGGCGCACCACCACGTCGATTTCGGGAACACGAGCATCACGGAGAACACCCGCGGGGCGTATCCGATCGAGTTCATCCCGAACGCCAAGGTCCCGTGCATCGCCGGGCATCCGAAGCACCTCATTTTCCTGACGTGCGACGCCTTTGGCGTGCTGCCGCCGGTGGCCCGCCTGACCCCGGAACAGGCGGAGTATCACTTCATCAGCGGATACACGGCCAAGGTGGCGGGGACGGAAGTCGGCGTGAAGGAGCCCGAGGCGGTCTTTTCCCCGTGCTTTGGCGGGCCGTTCCTGGTGTGGCATCCGGGGAAGTACGCCGAGCTGCTCTCGGACAAGATCCGCCGGCACGGTGCGGATGTGTGGCTGGTCAATACGGGATGGTCCGGCGGGCCGTACGGAGTCGGAGCCCGGATGAAGCTCGGCTACACGCGGGCCATCATCGACGCCATCTACAGCGGTGAACTGCGGGACGCTCCGACGAAGGTCGACCCGACATTCGGCATTCACACCGTCCTCAAGTGTCCCGGTGTGCCGGACGCGGTTCTCGATCCTCGGACGACCTGGCCGGACAGTGCCGCCTACGATGCGGCGGCGGCCGATCTCGCCAAGCGGTTCCATGCCAACTTCGCCCGCTTCAAGGACGGAGTGCGGCCGGCGGTGATCGAGGCGGGACCGCGGTAAGACGCCGTGAGAGCCGCGGTTCCGCGAAAGGGGCTCTTCTCTGCGGTCGATTATGCATTCGCGGGAGCCATCCGCTGCTCGATTCGAGTAGCGAATGCTGCTCCCGCGATGGGATTCGGCGGGCCAATACAGACCGATTCCCGATGAAAATACCCAGGCGGCAGATTCCGCAAGGTCGTCCCAGGCTTCCCGTTTCGACATTGATTTCCGCTGGGCGGTCCCCTATGGATTCCACAGTAGAGGTTCCTGCTCGATGGGAATGACGCCGGGTTTTCGCGTGGAAATCCGCCTCTTCTCCCGCATCCGCGTACCACCATGGCCGTCCCCGCCACGATCTCTCCCCAGCTCAGCAGCCAAAGTCTCTCCTACATCGAAAGCCTGTACGCCGACTACACGGCCGGCAAGACCGACGCGGTTCCGGCCGAGTGGCAGGCCTACTTCCATGAGCTGAGCAACGGTCACGCGAACGGGACGACGACGACGACCTGGTCCGACCAGCCGCCGTTCCCGCAGCACAGCATCTTCAACCCTCCCGGGGCCGGGGCCGCGAAGCAGGACTTCCGCGACGAGCAGCGGATGGGAGCCGCCGCCCAGCAGGAGCGGCTGGACGACCTGATCCGCAACTACCGCGTCATGGGCCACATGGCGGCCTCGCTCGACCCGCTCGGGACGGTCCGCCCCGCCCCGCCGGAGCTCGATCCGGCCAACTACGGATTCACGAAAGAAGACGAGAACCGCGAGTTCTCCACCTACACGATGGGTGGTCCGGACGTCCGGACCCTCGGGCACATCGTCCACTGGCTCAAGCAGACGTACTGCCGGTCGATCGGCGTGCAGTACATGCACATCAACAACTCCAAGGTCCGCGACTGGCTCAAGGAGCGGATGGAGTCGACGGGGAACCGGGCCAAGCTCAGCCGGGACGAGCAGAAGCGGATTCTTGAGCGTCTCTGTGACGCGGAGCTCTTCGAGGAGTTCATCTCGGTCAAGTTCCAGGGAGCCAAGAGTTTTTCGCTGGAAGGGGGCGAGGCCCTCATCCCGATGCTCGACATGGCGATCG of Planctomyces sp. SH-PL14 contains these proteins:
- the pckA gene encoding phosphoenolpyruvate carboxykinase (ATP), whose amino-acid sequence is MADIDDSAAPFDLASLGLTVAEVHRNLSPSVLYEEAIRHEPGTTISDTGALIAYSGKKTGRSPKDKRVVRHPESERDVWWGPVNFPLDEITFAINRERAIDYLNTRPRLYVVDGYAGWDPATQIKVRVVCARPYHALFMHNMLIRPTDQELRTYGQPDLVILNAGRFPANRFTTGMTSTTSVDLSLEKKEVVILGTEYAGEMKKAVFTYMNYAMPRSGILSMHCSATADRATGDSAVLFGLSGTGKTTLSADPKRDLIGDDEHCWSDTGVFNIEGGCYAKAVYLTREAEPQIFDALRFGAVLENVVYDKAHHHVDFGNTSITENTRGAYPIEFIPNAKVPCIAGHPKHLIFLTCDAFGVLPPVARLTPEQAEYHFISGYTAKVAGTEVGVKEPEAVFSPCFGGPFLVWHPGKYAELLSDKIRRHGADVWLVNTGWSGGPYGVGARMKLGYTRAIIDAIYSGELRDAPTKVDPTFGIHTVLKCPGVPDAVLDPRTTWPDSAAYDAAAADLAKRFHANFARFKDGVRPAVIEAGPR